In the Streptomyces sp. cg36 genome, one interval contains:
- a CDS encoding DUF2637 domain-containing protein — protein sequence MTRRGKSLLVLALVAVVAMAFRVSWNALRDIARAVGADQTAATLYPVVVDGLMALALVATLVLVGPDRRFALRVLGTYTAASLVLNYVHGLAPGLHGRAVDWGRLADWGPANWLLVLLATSLPVGSIYFGSDLVAKVLHHQPAPTAYAEESDQTEMIRSTADLPESAPPPVAVNPTRILAAVQVGFLKPVVPPKPLPSTVLGPIGQTSAAQSARPRRATGRVPQSARSTQPRRSPDQLLTEARVLTAGWPDADLTAERLRRELHTAPATARTLRDTLRAERVSATAAV from the coding sequence GTCGCCATGGCGTTCCGGGTCTCGTGGAACGCGCTGCGGGACATCGCCCGGGCAGTCGGTGCCGACCAGACCGCCGCCACGCTCTACCCGGTCGTGGTGGACGGACTGATGGCGCTGGCACTGGTCGCCACCCTCGTACTCGTGGGCCCCGACCGCCGGTTCGCACTGCGGGTGCTGGGCACCTACACCGCCGCCTCGCTGGTCCTCAACTACGTGCACGGCCTCGCTCCCGGCCTGCACGGCCGTGCGGTCGACTGGGGCCGACTGGCCGACTGGGGCCCGGCGAACTGGCTGCTGGTGCTGCTGGCGACGTCGCTTCCGGTCGGCTCGATCTACTTCGGCTCCGACCTGGTCGCCAAGGTGCTGCACCACCAACCGGCCCCGACCGCGTATGCGGAGGAATCGGATCAGACCGAGATGATTCGGTCTACGGCTGACCTGCCCGAATCGGCCCCGCCGCCCGTGGCGGTCAATCCGACCCGGATTCTGGCGGCGGTGCAGGTCGGGTTCCTCAAGCCGGTGGTCCCGCCCAAGCCCCTCCCGTCGACCGTGCTCGGCCCGATCGGGCAGACGTCGGCGGCGCAGTCGGCCCGCCCGCGCCGGGCGACCGGCCGTGTCCCGCAGTCGGCCCGGTCGACTCAACCGCGCCGGAGCCCCGATCAACTGCTTACCGAAGCGCGGGTGCTGACGGCCGGGTGGCCGGATGCGGATTTGACGGCTGAGCGGCTGCGCCGGGAGCTGCACACTGCTCCGGCCACGGCCCGCACGCTGCGGGACACGCTGCGCGCCGAGCGCGTCTCCGCTACGGCGGCTGTCTGA